From a region of the Salminus brasiliensis chromosome 4, fSalBra1.hap2, whole genome shotgun sequence genome:
- the LOC140555023 gene encoding uncharacterized protein, which yields MASITNSSTQTPSSHADCTNSEYSQMHNNTGKERTHHCSDCVKSFTRLSHLQIHQRVHTGEKPYHCSLCEMSFSVQSSLRKHQRIHTGEKPYRCSDCGKSFTRPNHLQEHQRIHTGVKPYHCSECGKSFNIKSSLQRHQLIHTGEKPYHCSDCGKSFYQLINLKTHQRIHTGEKPYHCSECGKRFHKQSSLQTHRHIHTGEKPYRCSECGKCFHEQRYLVIHQRVHTGEKPYHCSECGKNFQQQSGLKKHQRIHTGEKPYSCSDCGKGFTVQTSLQKHQRIHTGERPYYCPECGKSFAVHYTLQVHLRIHTGEKPYHCSDCGKSFRDKCNLQTHQRIHTGEKPYHCSDCGKRFTQLSNLQAHQRSHT from the coding sequence ATGGCATCAATTACAAACTCCAGCACTCAGACACCATCTTCCCATGCTGACTGCACTAACTCGGAGTACAGCCAAATGCATAACAATACCGGCAAGGAGAGAActcatcactgctcagactgtgtgAAGAGTTTTACTCGACTGAGTCATCTCCAGATCCACCAGCgtgttcacacaggagagaaaccttATCACTGCTCACTGTGTGAGATGAGTTTTAGCGTACAGAGTAGTCTCCggaaacaccagcgcattcacacaggtgAGAAACCGTATcgctgctcagactgtgggaagagttttactcgACCAAATCATCTCCAggaacaccagcgcattcacactggagtgaaaccatatcactgctcagagtgtgggaagagttttaatatAAAGAGTAGTCTTCAaagacaccagctcattcacacaggagagaaaccgtatcactgctcagactgtgggaagagtttttaTCAGCTGATTAATCTCAAAACACACCAAcgtattcacacaggagagaaaccgtatcactgctcggAGTGTGGAAAAAGGTTTCATAAACAGAGTAGTCTCCAAACACATCgacacattcacacaggagaaaagcCGTATCGTTGCTCGGAGTGTGGAAAGTGTTTTCATGAGCAGCGTTATCTTGTAATACACCAGCGCGTCCACACGGGAGAAaagccatatcactgctcagaatgTGGGAAGAACTTTCAGCAACAAAGTGGTCTCaaaaaacaccagcgcattcacactggagagaagccgTATTCCTGCTCAGACTGCGGGAAGGGTTTTACTGTACAGACTAGCCTTCAGAAacaccagcgtattcacacaggagagaggcCATATTACTGcccagagtgtgggaagagctttGCTGTACATTATACCCTTCAAGTTCACctgcgcattcacacaggagagaaaccgtatcactgctcagactgtgggaagagttttcgAGACAAATGTAATCTTCAGACacatcagcgcattcacactggagagaaaccgtatcactgctcagactgtgggaagaggtTTACTCAACTGAGTAATCTCCAAGCACACCAACGTAGTCACACATGA